The region GCATCGACAGGCGGGTGTTGAAGGGCCTGAAAAAAGAAGAAGGCTGGGGAGGCGGACCTCCCCTGGCCCCTCCTTCCCTCATCCGCGGCCCCCTCAGGAGGTGGCCTCGACCCGGGGGACCACGTGCGCAAAAGAGGCCGTTCCCACTTTGCGCACCCAGACATCCCCGGTGGACGTCAGCATTTTGATCATCAGGCCCGAGGTTTCCAAGACCCGCTCGCGCTCGATCGGGATTCCCCGCTCGGCCAGGAGGCCCCGGGTAAGGGCGACATTGCGCGCGCCCACACTCAACGGCGAGGGCACCCCGTTCTTGCCGCCCATCAGCATGACGGAGCCGCCGAACACCTTGGCCCGCAGCCGCTCAGGATCAGCCCCCAGATTCCCCAGGCGCCGAATCAACGTGGCCGTGGCATAGTCGCCATGCCGGGTCGAGGGCGCCTCCCCGCTGGGGTGAAACGGCAGAACAAAGTGGTTCATGCCCCCAATCCCCACGGCGGGGTCAAACAAGCACACCGCCACGCACGATCCCAAAATCGTCGTCACCAGATGAGGAATGCGGCTGCAATAGACATCCCCCGGCCCAATAAACCGCGAGGGCACCGAGCCCTCCACGGCCTTTAGGGTATCGAGCCCCCATGGTCTGTCCCCCCCTTCCATCACCGCGGCACCTCCTCGGGACGGATCAGGGCCGCGTTGAGGTCGGCGTAGCCGCGCATGATTTCGCGGCCCATCCGGTCCAGGGGGATCACACGGTCCACAGCCCCGGCGGCAATGGCTTCCTTGGGCATGCCAAAGACAATGCAGGTCGATTCGTCTTCAGCCAGGGTCAACGCCCCCGCTTGATGCATTTCCAGCATCCCCCGGGACCCGTCATCCCCCATGCCGGTCAGGATCACCCCCAAGGCATTGGCGCCGGCGGCAGCGGCGGCCGAGCGAAACAACACATCCACCGAGGGGCGGTGCCGGCTGACCAGTGGGCCGTCCTTGACCTGGACCGAATAGCGCGCTCCGTCGCGGCGCAACAACATATGGCGATTGCCCGGGGCGATCAGGGCGCGCCCGCGCAACACCGGGTCGCCATCCTCGGCTTCCTTGACGTCGATGGTGCAAATGCCGTTGAGGCGGTTGGCAAAAGCCCGAGTAAAATGCTCGGGCATATGCTGGACAATAACCACGCCGGGGGAGTCAAGCGGCAGGTCCTGCAAGACCACCCGCAGCGCTTCCGTCCCGCCGGTGGAGGCGCCGATACACACGACCTTATCGGTTGTTTTAGCAATTTTACGACTCAACGGCCGAGGGATGATCGCATCGGCGGTGAGCTTGGGCGCTGGCCCCTCAACCTTGGCCCGGCGCAGGGCCCGAAAACGCCCGACATCCACCTGGGCCGCCGCCTTGACCGCATCGCGAATACCAATACTCGATTCCAGAAGAAACTGACGGGTGCCGGTCAGAGGCTTGGCGATCACACTGACCGCCCCGGCATCCAAAGCCTGGGACAAGGCCTGGGTGCCATCGGCAGCCAGCGAGGAACAGATGACCACGGGCAGGGGATGCTGCTCCATCAGCTTGTGCAAAAAGGTGATTCCGTCCATGCGCGGCATTTCGATGTCGAGGGTGATGACATCGGGAACGATCTGGCTGAGGCGCTTGGCCGCCACATAGGGATCGGCGGCGGTCCCGATGACTTCAATCTCGGGATCCTCGTTCAGAAGGTCGGTCATCGTCTGCCGCACCGAGGCGGAATCATCGACAACGAGTACCTTGATACGCTTGGGATCGGCGGTCATGGGCGGTCCCTGATCACACACGTTGATAGGTGGCGGGGGCAAGAGGCTGAACAGGCAAGGACAACCCATGCAGCGATTCCGAATGCCCGACGAAGAGAACCCCCTTGGGGCGCAAACGCTCGCACAACCCCTCCAGAGCCCGCTGTTGGTTAGGTCTATTAAAGTATATAAGCACATTACGGCAGAAGATTATATCGGGATGTTGATCATCCGGCCACTCCGGGCTTAAAAGATTTAGTGGGAAAAATTCCACCATGCGCCGCACCTCCGGCGCAATGCGGAAGGTGTGGTTGCCGTGTACCCGAGCGCGCAAGATGTAGCGCCGCCGCGCCTCCTCGGGAATGGGGCCGAGATAGGCGAGGTCGTAAATCGCCCGGCGTGCCTTGAACAAGGCCTCGGAATCAATGTCAAAACCGCGCAAGCTAAACTGCAAGCCCCCGACCAACCGGGCATAGTCCGACAACACCATGGCCAGCGTGTAAGGCTCGGCGCCGATGGAGCAGGCCGCGCTCCAGATCCGCAAGGGACGGGTGCGGCCCAAGCCGTCGCGGAGCATGGCCGGAAGAACGGTCTGTACCAAAAGATCGAAGTGCGAGGGCTCCCGATAAAAATCGGTTTTGTTGGTGGTCAGCGCGTTGACAAGATCGGCGAACTCTTCGGATATCCTTTCGGTTTCCAGATATTCCTGGGCATATTGCCGTAGATTATCCAGACCCAAAGCCCGGACACGCCGACGCAATCGGCTTTCCACCAGAGTCTTCTTTGATTCTGGAAGGCGAATCCCGATCTGCTCCTCGATCAGGTCCGCCAAGGTTTGATAGACCTTAGGCGGCAAGGTATCGCCGGCCAAGGACTGAAGATAGGAGCCCGGTTCAGGAGCCCGGGACATCGGGGGCCGCCAGGGACAGGTCGGTCAGGCTGAAAACGTGGGCGACATCCAAAATAATGACCAGCCGACCATGGCGGCGGCCGAGTCCCGCCACCGCCTCGGAGCGCCAGCGCATGCCCAGCTCCGCCGGGCGCTCAATCCCGGTGTCGTCAAGGGCCGTCACCTCGAACACCCGGTCGGTCAAAGCGCCCAACACCACGGGCTGGCCGGCAAAAGGCACCTCGAGAACAACCACCCGGGTGTGGGCCGTTTGCTCGCCGGGGGGCAGGCCGAACTTGACCCGCAGATCAAACACCGGGAGGCTCTGACCGCGCACGTCAATCACGCCCCGAACCGAGGGCGGCATGTCGGGCAGCCGCGTGAAGGGCTGGGGGTCGAGGACTTCCCGCACATGCCCCACATCCAGAGCAAACACTTCCTGGTCCACCCCCACCGTAACATAGGAGCGATCCGGGGAAGGGAGGGCAGCACCGCCGCTTCGGGGGGGAACAGGCAACGGAAGACTCATCTTATCCCTCCTTCTCACCCAAGAAAGGGGGCCTTTCCCGTCTTGAAGACGTGGCCCCGACCTTAGAAAAGTTCAATAGCGCTCGTAGTGTTCATCTTCGGTGTCCCCGGCGTCAAGGGACAGCCGGACGCCTTTGGGAGCGGTGATCTCCCGGGACGCGGTGACTTTGGCCTTGGCGGCCCGCTCTGGGGTTTCCCGCGTTGCCCGACCGGTCTTACGCGCTGTGGCGACAGATGTTCTGGAACGGACAGAACCGCCAAGGGTCTCGTGGGAGATGCGAAAGAAGGCCATGCTGGTTTCCAACTGCTCGGCCTGGGCCGCCAGTTCCTCGGAGGTGGCCGACATCTCTTCCGAGGCGCTGGCGTTTTGCTGGGTCACCTGATCGAGTTGGCGGATCGCCGTATTGATCTGCTCGGCGCCCACATTCTGCTCGCGGGCCGCTGCACTGATCTCCTCAACCAACTCGGCCGTGCGCTTGATCGCTGGCACCAGTTTGGTCAGCATCTGGCCGGCCTCGGCCGAGATCGCCAGGGTATCAGACGACAAGGTCATGATCTCGGAGGCGGCGGCCTGACTGCGCTCGGCCAACTTGCGCACCTCGGAGGCCACAACGGCAAAGCCCTTGCCGTGCTCGCCGGCCCGCGCCGCCTCAATAGCCGCGTTGAGGGCCAGCAAGTCGGTCTGGCGGGCGATTTCCTGGACGATGTTGATCTTCTGGGCGATGGTCTGCATGGCCTCCACTGCCTTGCTCACCGCCTGCCCGCTGGTGTCGGCGTCCACCGCCGACTGGCGGGCGATCCGCTCGGTTTCGGTGGCGTTGTCGGCGCTTTGCTTGATGGTCGAGACCATTTCCTCCATCGACGACGAGGCTTCCTCCGCCGCCGAG is a window of Pararhodospirillum photometricum DSM 122 DNA encoding:
- a CDS encoding chemotaxis protein CheD, coding for MPSRFIGPGDVYCSRIPHLVTTILGSCVAVCLFDPAVGIGGMNHFVLPFHPSGEAPSTRHGDYATATLIRRLGNLGADPERLRAKVFGGSVMLMGGKNGVPSPLSVGARNVALTRGLLAERGIPIERERVLETSGLMIKMLTSTGDVWVRKVGTASFAHVVPRVEATS
- a CDS encoding protein-glutamate methylesterase/protein-glutamine glutaminase, whose protein sequence is MTADPKRIKVLVVDDSASVRQTMTDLLNEDPEIEVIGTAADPYVAAKRLSQIVPDVITLDIEMPRMDGITFLHKLMEQHPLPVVICSSLAADGTQALSQALDAGAVSVIAKPLTGTRQFLLESSIGIRDAVKAAAQVDVGRFRALRRAKVEGPAPKLTADAIIPRPLSRKIAKTTDKVVCIGASTGGTEALRVVLQDLPLDSPGVVIVQHMPEHFTRAFANRLNGICTIDVKEAEDGDPVLRGRALIAPGNRHMLLRRDGARYSVQVKDGPLVSRHRPSVDVLFRSAAAAAGANALGVILTGMGDDGSRGMLEMHQAGALTLAEDESTCIVFGMPKEAIAAGAVDRVIPLDRMGREIMRGYADLNAALIRPEEVPR
- a CDS encoding CheR family methyltransferase gives rise to the protein MSRAPEPGSYLQSLAGDTLPPKVYQTLADLIEEQIGIRLPESKKTLVESRLRRRVRALGLDNLRQYAQEYLETERISEEFADLVNALTTNKTDFYREPSHFDLLVQTVLPAMLRDGLGRTRPLRIWSAACSIGAEPYTLAMVLSDYARLVGGLQFSLRGFDIDSEALFKARRAIYDLAYLGPIPEEARRRYILRARVHGNHTFRIAPEVRRMVEFFPLNLLSPEWPDDQHPDIIFCRNVLIYFNRPNQQRALEGLCERLRPKGVLFVGHSESLHGLSLPVQPLAPATYQRV
- a CDS encoding chemotaxis protein CheW, which codes for MSLPLPVPPRSGGAALPSPDRSYVTVGVDQEVFALDVGHVREVLDPQPFTRLPDMPPSVRGVIDVRGQSLPVFDLRVKFGLPPGEQTAHTRVVVLEVPFAGQPVVLGALTDRVFEVTALDDTGIERPAELGMRWRSEAVAGLGRRHGRLVIILDVAHVFSLTDLSLAAPDVPGS